Genomic DNA from Thermotoga petrophila RKU-1:
CTCACCGTTTTGAAGAAGGATCGTTCCATCCTCCGAGAGAACGTACATACCTGGTTGCAGAAGATCTTTCATCACTTTCTCCGGAACGATATCGATTCCAAGAACCCCAAGTAGATTTCCATGTTCATCAAATATTGCTCTCGAAATAGCGAAAGTGACTACTCCAAGAATCCTGTGGGTGAAGGGAGGAGTAACCACAGCAGAGTCTGGGTTTTCGACAGCAGCTTTGTACCAGGGTCTTTTTCTCGGATCGTAATCAGGAGGAAACGTGTAAAGAGGATAGACGTAGTAAGTGCCATCCGGAGTGGCAAAGATGTGATAAACTGAATAATACCCGAAATGTTCACGAATCAGCTTTAAAACCTCGAGGATCGTCCCAGGATTTTCAAAATCCTCTCTGTGGTCGGCGAAGAAATCGAGGACATCGTAATAGTGATCGATTGTCCTTTCCCACTCGTTCGAAACAAGGGTGATCTTTTCGAGCCAGTCTTTTTGGTCAATGTAGTAGGTTACTATAAAAACAAAAACAGCTATCACGAACGATAGAAGAAAAATGAAAATCAGATTTTTCTTGTAAACAAAGCTTCTTATGATATCGCTCAATTTTCTCGGTGCCACATCATCACCCCTCGATGTTCTTATTTTACTACACAAGACAGAAAGTACATCCCATTTTGGGGATTGGAATTCAATACATCTTGACATATCCATCTACGAAGTGTTATGATTGATCAGTACCATCTTTTGTTAAGGAGGCATGTGTTATGAGAGGAAAGGTTAAGTGGTTCGATGCCAAGAAGGGCTACGGATTCATTACAAAGGACGAAGGAGGAGACGTGTTCGTACACTGGTCAGCCATCGAAATGGAAGGTTTCAAAACTCTGAAGGAAGGTCAGGTCGTCGAGTTCGAGATTCAGGAAGGCAAGAAAGGTCCACAGGCAGCGCACGTGAAAGTGGTTCAGTAAAGAGACGAATCAGCCCCCGCCCGGGGGCTTAAATTTTCTTTCTCCACTTGATTTTTGGTCTCACATATGGTACCATTTGGCATGTGAGACGTAATAATATTCATGGAGAGGTGAGGACACGGTGAAAAAGGGAATACATCCAGAGATGAAGCTCGTAACTGTTAAGTGTGCGTGTGGTGCTGAGCACACTTTTTACACGACGGTTGACAATATAAGAATCGACGTGTGTTCTAACTGCCATCCGTTCTACACCTCCGGTGGAAAAGGTGGCGTTCTCATAGTGGATACGGAGGGTAGAGTGGAGAAGTTCAGAAGGAAGTACGGAGACAACTATTGAGAGGCAATATCACTTTTGTGAGGAGGGTTTTTTGTGAAAGTTGGTGAACTTGTGAAGGGAAAGGTTTCTAAGATCGTGAAGTACGGAGCCTTCGTGGATATCGAAGGGGGGGAAAGAGGATTCATTCACATTTCCAAGATCTCCAAAAACTATGTGAAGAGAATCGAAGATTACCTTCACGAGGGGCAGGAGATATCCGCGAAGGTGATAGGAAGAGCCAGAAACGGCGGCTGGGAACTTTCCCTGAAAGATCTTGAAGAAGAAACACCAAAGACAGGTGAGAAATCTGAAGAAAAGAAAAATATGGATTTCGAGAAAAAGCTATCCAGATTCTTGAAAGAAAGCAGTCAGAAGCTTTCCGAATACAAGAAGAGACTCGAGAAAAAAGGCAGAAGAAGCGCATGGTAAAAAAAGCGGGGGTAATCCCCGCTTTCATTTTTTTAATAGATCCTTTCTGGAAATTCTTTATCTTCCTTCACCACCACAACTTCCGTTCCAACACCAGCGAAAGCGTCGATTTCTTCCACATCTCTGTTGAACATCCTGATACAACCGTGCGAGATCCTTTTTCCTATTTCCCACGGTTTCGAGGTGCCGTGTATCGCATACGTGGGATCCGATAACTGCAGATACCTCGTTCCAAGTCCGTTGAGAGGGGTTCTGGGGGATATGTACTCCCCAAACCAGTAGAGGGCAGGATCTATCTCTTTTCTGAGAACCCAGTAACGTCCCGGAGGTGTGGCGTCACTCCTTCCAAGGGCCACGGGATAAACTTTGAGCAGAACCCCATCGTAGTAAAGAGCGAGCTTAGATGAAAACAGATTCACAACTATTGTGACTGGATTCTCCCGGAAATAGACCCTTCCGATCTTCAAAACCTGACCAGCCACTATCCTGTCGGGATCTTCCAGGCGGTTTATCAAAACGATGTCTCCAACTCTCACACCGTATTGATTGGCTATGCTCCAGAGTGTTTCTCCTCTCTTCACAACGTGCTCGGCAAACACAGTGTAGTCGAAAGCGCCATCTTCTCCCCTCATAGGTACCGCAACGCGTTTTATAACGTAGATTTCTTTCTTCAAGCTGAAGGTGTAACCGTATGGACCGTTGAAAGTAATTTCCAGTTCGTGCGCACCATCTTCGAGAAAGGACTTGAAGACGCAGATCCACTTCCCTTCCAGGTTGAAGAATCTGAATCTCTTTCCCTCCAGGTTTAACGAGACAGGTACCACACCTTCTGGAGACTGAATGAACACGTACACCAGAACTTCTCCGTTTTTTATGTCCGAGATCACTCTTGTTTCGGGTTTCTCCAGAGGTACCCTCAAAACCTGAGGTGCCACACGGTACATCCTCTTCCCGAAAGAATTCACACCTTCAACAATTGGAAAGAAGGGGCCTTCGAAATCCACCTCGAAGGTGTAATCGCTGTTTTTCACTTTTTCAGGAAACACAAATCCCGCCGGGGAGTAGAGAAGAAAGGTCGTTATTTCTCCTTCGTAGAGTTTTTTTACGGAGAGAGTCACGTGATCTTCAGAAACGCTCTTCAGTTCAAGAAGGTGATCCGCCAGCAAGGTTTGAAACAACATCAAGAATAATGCAAGCCACACGAATCTTGTCATCTTCATCAATCCTTTTGATGAAACCGTCTCTTCCGTATATGTAGACCTCCACTCTGTCGGAAGAGAACGCTTTCCGGGCATCGTTCAGCACGAGCAAATCCAGATTCTTCTCTCTCAGCTTTTTCACAGCGTTCTCTTCGAAATTTTCCACCTCAGCCGCGAATCCCACAAGAATCTGATTTGACTTTCTCTGTCCGAGTTCTTTGAGAATATCTTTTGTTCTTTCGAGATGGAGAACGAGATCGTTCTCTGTTTTCTTCAGCTTTCCTTCAAAGACCTTCTTCGGCCTGTAATCTCCCACGGCGGCGTTCATTATCACGATGTCTGTATCTTCGAATCTCTTCATCACCTCTTCGTACATCTCTTCAGCACTTTCTACTTTCACAAATTCATCCACATAGTAAGGTGGTTTCAAAGACGTTGGGCCGGATACAAGAGAAACACGAGCTCCCATCCTCT
This window encodes:
- a CDS encoding L,D-transpeptidase family protein; its protein translation is MLFQTLLADHLLELKSVSEDHVTLSVKKLYEGEITTFLLYSPAGFVFPEKVKNSDYTFEVDFEGPFFPIVEGVNSFGKRMYRVAPQVLRVPLEKPETRVISDIKNGEVLVYVFIQSPEGVVPVSLNLEGKRFRFFNLEGKWICVFKSFLEDGAHELEITFNGPYGYTFSLKKEIYVIKRVAVPMRGEDGAFDYTVFAEHVVKRGETLWSIANQYGVRVGDIVLINRLEDPDRIVAGQVLKIGRVYFRENPVTIVVNLFSSKLALYYDGVLLKVYPVALGRSDATPPGRYWVLRKEIDPALYWFGEYISPRTPLNGLGTRYLQLSDPTYAIHGTSKPWEIGKRISHGCIRMFNRDVEEIDAFAGVGTEVVVVKEDKEFPERIY
- the rpmE gene encoding 50S ribosomal protein L31 codes for the protein MKKGIHPEMKLVTVKCACGAEHTFYTTVDNIRIDVCSNCHPFYTSGGKGGVLIVDTEGRVEKFRRKYGDNY
- a CDS encoding cold shock domain-containing protein, with product MRGKVKWFDAKKGYGFITKDEGGDVFVHWSAIEMEGFKTLKEGQVVEFEIQEGKKGPQAAHVKVVQ
- a CDS encoding S1 RNA-binding domain-containing protein, translating into MKVGELVKGKVSKIVKYGAFVDIEGGERGFIHISKISKNYVKRIEDYLHEGQEISAKVIGRARNGGWELSLKDLEEETPKTGEKSEEKKNMDFEKKLSRFLKESSQKLSEYKKRLEKKGRRSAW